One part of the Dioscorea cayenensis subsp. rotundata cultivar TDr96_F1 chromosome 2, TDr96_F1_v2_PseudoChromosome.rev07_lg8_w22 25.fasta, whole genome shotgun sequence genome encodes these proteins:
- the LOC120269759 gene encoding ras-related protein RABC2a-like yields MAPSLDYDYSFKILLIGDSGVGKSSLLLSFISDHVDSLLPPTIGVDFQIKYITVAGKKLKLTIWDTAGQERFRALASSYYRGAQGIMLVYDVTRRKLFTNLSDLWAKEIALHCTNLDCIKVLVGNKVDKEADRMVTREEGAALAQECGCLFIECSAITRINVDKCFEELASKILEVPSLLGEGSFAVKTKEEGNASLKQEYHAPPSTGCCS; encoded by the exons ATGGCGCCGTCATTGGACTATGATTACTCGTTCAAGATCTTGTTGATTGGTGACTCTGGGGTTGGGAAAAGTAGCCTTCTTCTTAGCTTTATCTCTGACCATGTCGATAGCCTCCTCCCCCCAACCATCG GTGTGGATTTTCAAATCAAGTATATCACAGTTGCTGGGAAGAAATTAAAACTTACAATATGGGACACTG CTGGGCAGGAGAGGTTTAGGGCACTAGCTAGTTCCTATTACAGAGGTGCTCAAGGAATAATGTTAG TATATGATGTGACGAGGAGAAAACTTTTCACTAACTTGTCTGATTTATGGGCGAAGGAAATAGCACTCCATTGCACTAATCTGGACTGTATAAAGGTTCTTGTGGGGAATAAAGTTGACAAG GAGGCTGACAGGATGGTCACTAGAGAAGAGGGAGCTGCCCTTGCGCAGGAATGTGGATGTTTGTTTATTGAATGCAGTGCAATAACGCGAATTAATGTGGATAAATGTTTTGAAGAGCTTGCATCGAAG ATCTTGGAGGTTCCAAGTCTCTTGGGGGAAGGATCATTTGCTGTGAAAACAAAAGAGGAAGGCAATGCTTCCCTGAAACAAGAATACCATGCTCCCCCAAGCACTGGCTGTTGCTCATAA
- the LOC120273472 gene encoding thaumatin-like protein 1b — translation MANILSFFFIFFSLCLQGSSTTTFTFQNKCASTVWPGTIAGAGTSQLSTTGFELQSGSSMSLTAPTEWHGGFWGRTFCANDTITGKFTCATGDCASGNISCDGAGGIPPASLIEIKLNGFQGTDFFDISLVDGFNLPVSITPTGVSSCVSSSCAFDINSICPEILKVKDGNGKVVACMSGCLKFNTDKMCCRGKYDSPQTCKPSSYAKMFKKACPQAYSYAYDDTTSTFTCTGANYVITFCP, via the exons ATGGCCAACatcctctccttcttcttcatcttcttctcactCTGTCTTCAAG GTAGTTCAACAACAACATTCACTTTTCAAAACAAGTGTGCATCAACAGTATGGCCAGGAACAATAGCTGGTGCTGGCACAAGCCAACTATCAACCACTGGCTTTGAGCTTCAATCAGGATCATCAATGTCTCTCACTGCACCGACGGAATGGCACGGTGGGTTTTGGGGGAGAACTTTCTGCGCAAATGACACCATCACAGGGAAGTTCACTTGCGCCACTGGTGACTGTGCTTCCGGAAATATTTCATGCGATGGAGCTGGTGGAATTCCTCCGGCCAGTCTCATTGAGATCAAGCTCAATGGATTTCAAGGCACGGACTTCTTTGACATTAGTTTGGTTGATGGCTTCAACCTTCCAGTCTCGATCACTCCTACTGGAGTTTCCAGCTGTGTTTCGAGCTCGTGTGCTTTCGATATAAACAGCATTTGCCCGGAAATTCTGAAAGTTAAGGATGGGAATGGGAAGGTGGTGGCATGCATGAGTGGTTGTCTGAAGTTTAACACTGATAAGATGTGTTGTAGAGGAAAGTATGACAGTCCTCAGACATGCAAGCCTTCTAGTTATGCTAAGATGTTTAAGAAAGCTTGTCCTCAAGCTTATAGTTATGCTTATGATGATACTACTAGTACTTTTACTTGCACTGGTGCCAACTATGTCATCACATTTTGTCCATGA
- the LOC120278815 gene encoding LOW QUALITY PROTEIN: monocopper oxidase-like protein SKU5 (The sequence of the model RefSeq protein was modified relative to this genomic sequence to represent the inferred CDS: deleted 1 base in 1 codon) — translation MEFSLHNLSVICLMLVFLSFQIDAADIFLKWNVSLDWNIKPVSSNQSVITINGMFPGPLINTTTNDVVHVNVFNNLDEPLLMTWNGIQQRLNSWQDGVSGTNCPINPGQNWTYVFQVKDQIGSFFYFPSINFQKAAGGFGPIRVNNRDVILVPFPKPEEEFDLLIGDWHVLPHKDARQLAAGPSTNLSTPRYILINGKGSYNTSWAKDHETIQVEQGKLYRLRISNVGTELSFNFRIQSHEMILVETEGSYTNQIVLDSLDVHVGQSYSVLFTANQQDSDYYIVATPTQINTTNSPDLCGVGVLHYMNSNSQASGPLPPGPNQLDRNFSISQAKSIRWNMTTGAARPNPQGTFNVTNVTISQTFVLHASEMIFNSTRHFTVNNVSYLTPSTPLKLADYFANGSGVYKLDAFPVASILNETTGGTFVVSGIHKGWIELIFKNDNSFMDYWHLDGFGFYAVGFGDGDWSPRSRSSYNLFDPVVRSTIQVYPNGWSAVYAYLDNPGMWNLRSQRLQNWYLGEEMYIRVFDPDKNPAKEQPPPDNLLLCGLFDDLSPSPSPAPSPTAP, via the exons ATGGAGTTTAGCCTTCATAATTTATCAGTCATTTGTTTGATGCTTGTTTTCCTTAGTTTCCAAATAGATGCTGCAGATATTTTTCTTAAGTGGAATGTATCTTTGGATTGGAACATCAAGCCTGTCTCCTCTAATCAATCA GTGATCACAATTAATGGGATGTTTCCAGGGCCTCTTATTAATACTACGACGAATGATGTTGTTCATGTTAATGTTTTCAACAATCTTGATGAGCCTTTGTTAATGACATG GAATGGTATACAACAAAGGCTAAACTCTTGGCAAGATGGTGTATCGGGGACGAACTGCCCTATCAATCCTGGGCAAAATTGGACTTATGTGTTCCAAGTGAAGGATCAGATCGGTAGCTTCTTCTACTTCCCATCCATCAACTTCCAAAAAGCAGCGGGTGGATTCGGCCCTATAAGAGTCAATAACCGAGATGTGATTCTTGTACCATTCCCTAAACCAGAAGAAGAGTTTGATCTTCTTATTGGAGATTGGCATGTCTTACCCCACAAG GATGCACGACAACTTGCTGCCGGTCCATCGACTAATCTTTCAACACCTCGCTACATTCTAATTAATGGAAAGGGCTCTTACAACACTTCTTGGGCAAAGGATCATGAAACCATTCAAGTTGAACAAG GGAAGTTGTATAGATTAAGAATTTCAAATGTCGGTACCGAATTAAGCTTCAACTTCAGGATTCAAAGTCATGAGATGATTCTTGTTGAAACCGAAGGATCGTATACTAATCAGATAGTGCTCGACTCCCTTGATGTTCATGTTGGCCAGTCATACTCTGTTCTTTTCACGGCGAACCAACAAGACTCTGATTACTATATTGTCGCTACTCCGACACAAATTAATACTACTAATTCTCCTGACTTATGTGGTGTCGGAGTGCTACATTATATGAACTCAAACTCTCAAGCTTCCGGTCCTTTGCCTCCCGGTCCGAATCAGTTGGACCGTAAT TTCTCTATCAGTCAAGCTAAGTCTATCAG GTGGAACATGACAACAGGAGCAGCAAGGCCTAATCCTCAAGGAACATTCAACGTTACCAATGTTACAATCTCTCAAACTTTTGTTCTTCATGCTTCTGAGATGATATTCAACAGCACTCGCCACTTCACTGTAAACAATGTATCATATTTGACACCATCAACACCACTGAAGCTTGCTGATTACTTCGCCAATGGCTCTGGCGTGTACAAACTCGATGCCTTCCCTGTTGCTTCAATCTTGAATGAAACAACAGGAGGAACATTTGTTGTTTCTGGCATTCATAAGGGTTGGATTGAGCTCATCTTCAAGAATGATAATAGTTTCATGGATTATTGGCATCTTGATGGTTTTGGATTCTATGCGGTTGG GTTTGGTGATGGTGATTGGAGTCCACGCTCAAGAAgttcatataatttatttgatcCTGTTGTTCGCTCTACCATACAG GTGTATCCTAATGGATGGTCGGCGGTGTATGCATATCTTGATAATCCCGGCATGTGGAATCTCCGATCTCAGCGGCTTCAAAACTGGTACTTAGGTGAAGAAATGTATATTAGAGTCTTTGATCCTGATAAGAATCCGGCGAAAGAACAGCCTCCACCTGATAACCTTCTTCTTTGCG GTTTGTTTGATGATTTGAGCCCTTCACCCTCTCCTGCACCTTCTCCTACAGCACCATAA